The following coding sequences lie in one Aureimonas sp. AU20 genomic window:
- a CDS encoding sugar transferase, translating to MLTGLPTRNLGSRSNPERLTGEPAIGWSRFGLSVPGPDSLLRVPSGRSLRREEVSPYLLSRRKRVLDLMLAVVILVIVLPLMLHIALLIKLTSRGPVIYTQERGGLHHQPFQVLKFRTMIVAPERPGGFLPQACRGDRRVTAVGRWLRQLSFDELPQLINVIRGEMSLVGPRPHALSHDLYYLGHVAGYARRYACTPGLTGLAQISGARGETLRPSDMQRRVALDLHYIRHASVLYDLMILSKTIALTFHCPNAY from the coding sequence ATGCTGACCGGACTTCCCACCCGCAACCTGGGTTCACGGTCGAACCCCGAACGGCTTACGGGAGAGCCGGCCATCGGCTGGAGCCGCTTCGGACTGTCGGTGCCCGGTCCAGACTCTCTCCTCCGGGTCCCGAGCGGCCGGTCTCTCCGGCGGGAGGAGGTCAGTCCCTATCTCCTTTCGAGGCGCAAGCGCGTTCTGGACCTGATGCTGGCCGTCGTGATCCTCGTCATCGTCCTGCCCCTGATGCTGCACATCGCGCTTCTCATCAAGCTCACCAGCCGGGGACCCGTCATCTACACACAGGAGCGCGGCGGGCTTCATCATCAGCCCTTCCAGGTCCTGAAATTTCGAACGATGATCGTCGCGCCGGAGAGGCCCGGCGGCTTTCTCCCGCAGGCCTGCCGGGGAGACCGGCGGGTGACGGCGGTCGGGCGCTGGCTGCGGCAGCTCAGCTTCGACGAACTTCCTCAACTCATCAACGTCATCCGGGGTGAGATGTCGCTGGTCGGCCCGCGTCCGCATGCGCTGAGCCACGATCTCTACTATCTCGGCCATGTCGCGGGCTACGCCAGACGCTATGCCTGCACCCCCGGCCTGACCGGACTGGCGCAGATCTCCGGCGCGCGGGGCGAGACCCTCCGCCCTTCCGACATGCAGCGCCGCGTCGCGCTGGATCTCCACTACATCCGGCACGCATCGGTCCTTTACGACCTGATGATCCTGTCCAAGACGATCGCGCTGACGTTCCACTGCCCGAACGCTTACTAG